From Haloglomus litoreum, the proteins below share one genomic window:
- a CDS encoding cell division protein SepF: MGLMSKLIGGGQRSADEYVELDIDDFDAGPSEASTQVHIAEISDKQDVVDIKDAVYDGGLVIADITRHTTSDRTMEHIYDELKQVATEVGGDVVQKDDDQVIITPGGMKVAREKLGR; the protein is encoded by the coding sequence ATGGGACTGATGAGCAAACTCATCGGGGGAGGACAGCGGAGTGCCGACGAGTACGTCGAACTCGACATCGACGACTTCGACGCCGGTCCGAGCGAGGCCAGCACCCAGGTCCACATCGCCGAGATCAGCGACAAGCAGGACGTCGTGGACATCAAGGACGCCGTCTACGACGGCGGGCTCGTCATCGCGGACATCACCCGGCACACCACCTCCGACCGCACGATGGAGCACATCTACGACGAACTGAAGCAGGTCGCCACCGAGGTCGGCGGCGACGTCGTCCAGAAGGACGACGACCAGGTCATCATCACGCCGGGCGGCATGAAGGTCGCCCGCGAGAAGCTGGGCCGGTAG
- a CDS encoding DUF1028 domain-containing protein, with product MTFSICVHESYEDEAGDEQRRFGVAVTTRLAGVGTLCPFVNEYGAVATQSLVNVSLGERGVEYLADGLAVEDALEALLNADDGRETRQLHGVDADGTFAFSGDECGDHYGDREGDGYTVAGNLLTGPEVLDAVTETYEASDRDEPLPERLVDALAAGHDEGGDKREELVVQSAALRVVDTAHPDPATAPYQHDLRVDASETPIADLRETYELAVQSHETAMELYEDAYEDDAMDAAEGVE from the coding sequence GTGACCTTCAGCATCTGTGTCCACGAGTCCTACGAGGACGAGGCGGGTGACGAACAGCGCCGCTTCGGCGTCGCCGTCACCACCCGCCTCGCCGGGGTCGGCACGCTCTGTCCGTTCGTCAACGAGTACGGGGCGGTCGCCACCCAGTCGCTCGTCAACGTCTCGCTGGGCGAGCGCGGCGTCGAGTACCTCGCCGACGGGCTCGCGGTCGAGGACGCACTGGAGGCGCTGCTCAACGCCGACGACGGCCGCGAGACCCGCCAGCTCCACGGCGTCGACGCCGACGGGACGTTCGCGTTCTCCGGCGACGAGTGCGGGGACCACTACGGCGACCGCGAGGGCGACGGCTACACCGTCGCCGGCAACCTTCTGACGGGGCCCGAGGTGCTGGACGCCGTCACCGAGACGTACGAGGCGAGCGACCGGGACGAGCCGCTACCCGAGCGCCTCGTCGACGCGCTCGCCGCCGGCCACGACGAGGGCGGCGACAAGCGCGAGGAACTCGTGGTCCAGAGCGCCGCGCTCCGGGTCGTCGACACCGCGCACCCGGACCCCGCCACGGCGCCGTACCAGCACGACCTGCGGGTCGACGCCTCGGAGACGCCCATCGCGGACCTCCGCGAGACGTACGAACTGGCCGTGCAGAGCCACGAGACCGCCATGGAGCTGTACGAGGACGCCTACGAGGACGACGCGATGGACGCGGCCGAGGGCGTGGAGTAG
- a CDS encoding lysylphosphatidylglycerol synthase domain-containing protein, which yields MRGYVRFAVGAGLGAAALAAYLWFVGVGTVLDRLGAVTLSVAAVVAVLVVLEGAADGIGVWASVRPLGDGLTGPQGVQFALAGDFFDTLSPAGPVTSEPIMARFIGVTTDTTYSGALAVRSVAKYVKSGSQVLVSLALGAVLLLGGNSQRVVLLTLAGALGVILVVGVVLVVLRRQLSRGLVAVLAPVVARVSGLWRAEPLDRAAVEAAVARYRERIGLFRDRPDLLALIALGGLLEQVLTATALWVALSGAGAPVAWLPIVVVIPLPQAASVVPVPASLGAYDLLLAGALTLVTGAAAAAAAAAVLLLRTAAIPFALGAGGLCVAFLRGWRPV from the coding sequence GTGCGCGGCTACGTCCGGTTCGCCGTCGGCGCCGGCCTCGGAGCGGCGGCGCTGGCGGCGTACCTCTGGTTCGTCGGCGTCGGCACCGTCCTCGACCGCCTCGGGGCGGTGACGCTCTCGGTCGCCGCCGTCGTCGCCGTCCTCGTGGTGCTGGAGGGCGCCGCCGACGGCATCGGCGTGTGGGCCTCGGTGCGGCCGCTGGGCGACGGGCTCACCGGCCCGCAGGGGGTCCAGTTCGCGCTCGCGGGCGACTTCTTCGACACGCTCAGCCCGGCGGGCCCGGTCACCTCCGAGCCCATCATGGCGCGGTTCATCGGCGTGACGACCGACACCACCTACAGCGGCGCGCTCGCGGTGCGCTCGGTCGCGAAGTACGTCAAGTCCGGCTCGCAGGTGCTGGTGTCGCTGGCGCTCGGCGCGGTGCTCCTGCTCGGCGGGAACTCCCAGCGCGTCGTCCTGCTCACCCTGGCGGGCGCGCTCGGCGTCATCCTCGTCGTCGGCGTCGTCCTCGTGGTACTCCGCCGGCAGCTCTCGCGAGGTCTGGTCGCCGTCCTCGCGCCGGTCGTCGCCCGCGTCTCCGGCCTCTGGCGCGCGGAGCCGCTCGACCGCGCGGCCGTCGAGGCGGCCGTCGCCCGGTACCGCGAGCGGATCGGGCTGTTCCGCGACCGCCCGGACCTGCTCGCGCTCATCGCGCTCGGCGGGCTCCTCGAGCAGGTGCTGACGGCGACGGCGCTGTGGGTGGCGCTCTCGGGGGCCGGCGCGCCGGTCGCGTGGCTCCCCATCGTCGTGGTCATCCCGCTCCCGCAGGCCGCCAGCGTCGTCCCCGTGCCCGCGAGCCTGGGCGCCTACGACCTCCTGCTCGCGGGCGCGCTCACGCTCGTGACGGGTGCAGCCGCGGCCGCCGCAGCCGCCGCGGTCCTCCTCCTGCGGACCGCCGCCATCCCGTTCGCGCTGGGCGCCGGCGGGCTCTGTGTGGCGTTCCTGCGCGGCTGGCGGCCCGTATAG
- a CDS encoding PPOX class F420-dependent oxidoreductase, translating to MAAIPDEYHDLFEKPTIAHLSTLLPDGSPHSAPVWIDYDADAERVLVNTERDRRKEKNVRGDPRVAVSMTDPDNPYRMLALRGEVDEITTEGAREHIDELAGQYMGEEDYPNPIQTERVILEIAVEHVSAMGE from the coding sequence ATGGCCGCGATACCCGACGAGTACCACGACCTGTTCGAGAAGCCGACCATCGCCCATCTCTCGACGCTGTTGCCCGACGGTTCGCCCCACAGCGCGCCGGTATGGATCGACTACGACGCCGACGCCGAGCGGGTGCTGGTCAACACCGAGCGCGACCGCCGCAAGGAGAAGAACGTCCGCGGCGACCCGCGCGTGGCGGTCAGCATGACCGACCCCGACAACCCCTACCGGATGCTCGCGCTCCGGGGCGAGGTCGACGAGATCACGACCGAGGGCGCCCGCGAGCACATCGACGAACTCGCAGGACAGTACATGGGAGAGGAAGACTACCCGAACCCCATCCAGACCGAGCGGGTCATCCTGGAGATCGCGGTCGAGCACGTCTCCGCGATGGGGGAGTAG
- a CDS encoding CPBP family intramembrane glutamic endopeptidase, protein MDVRNWISEHRFVSFVLVTYAFTWTFHAALFQLGLPQSWTFSVLAGLGAYGPVVGAAVVVWASGGDLRSWVGQAFRWRVHPVWWAVALLLPAFIIVGATGVFVLLGGDLVVTGLETLVVYPFLLLYVLVIGGGQEELGWRGFAQPYLQERYGALAAALGIGVVWATWHAPLFILPGATQGGFDFALYFGGILAESVILAWVYNSTGGSVLLAGLFHAGNNVAMNWYPVNNVLFVDGIRDEWVASTGQLAAFVVLALLVVLIVATYGPRRLARRPVPTLPLAEPPAPATPHERPSD, encoded by the coding sequence ATGGACGTTCGCAACTGGATATCCGAACACCGGTTCGTCAGTTTCGTCCTCGTGACGTACGCGTTCACGTGGACGTTCCACGCCGCCCTCTTCCAGCTCGGGCTGCCGCAGTCGTGGACCTTCTCCGTGCTGGCCGGGCTGGGCGCCTACGGCCCGGTCGTGGGCGCGGCGGTCGTCGTCTGGGCCAGCGGCGGTGACCTGCGGTCGTGGGTCGGGCAGGCGTTCCGGTGGCGGGTCCACCCGGTCTGGTGGGCCGTCGCGCTGCTGCTCCCGGCGTTCATCATCGTCGGGGCGACGGGCGTGTTCGTCCTGCTGGGCGGTGACCTCGTCGTCACCGGGCTGGAGACGCTGGTCGTCTACCCGTTCCTGCTGCTGTACGTCCTCGTCATCGGTGGGGGGCAGGAGGAACTGGGCTGGCGCGGCTTCGCCCAACCGTATCTTCAGGAGCGCTACGGGGCGCTCGCCGCGGCGCTCGGAATCGGCGTCGTCTGGGCGACGTGGCACGCGCCCCTGTTCATCCTCCCCGGGGCGACCCAGGGCGGGTTCGACTTCGCGCTCTACTTCGGCGGCATCCTCGCCGAGTCCGTCATCCTCGCGTGGGTCTACAACAGCACCGGCGGGAGCGTCCTCCTTGCCGGGCTGTTCCACGCCGGCAACAACGTCGCGATGAACTGGTACCCCGTCAACAACGTGCTGTTCGTCGACGGCATCCGCGACGAGTGGGTCGCGTCGACGGGCCAGCTGGCCGCGTTCGTGGTCCTGGCGCTCCTGGTCGTCCTCATCGTCGCCACGTACGGCCCACGGCGGCTCGCGCGCCGGCCCGTCCCGACGCTGCCGCTGGCGGAGCCGCCGGCGCCGGCGACCCCTCACGAGCGACCGTCGGACTGA
- a CDS encoding carboxypeptidase M32: MATEQQPSDAATDSESPHAGAPDAYHDLLDRYRQVTYLQDGGMVLSWDQQVMMPEGGTPARSKQQSALSSVGHEKLTADAVGDLLDDLDGADLTDEQAAVVREIRREYEREASVPQDLVERISEETSNALPVWEQAREESEWEQFAPKVETLLELKREYAAHIDPDADPYAVLFADYEPYLDLEVADRVLTRLREELVPIIDAIAESDVTLAADAFDDEYDPDIQEEVARDALDELGYPWEHGRLDRSTHPFSTGNQFDARVTTRFDPENPVDALSSTVHEFGHATYTLGLRDDEYGTPLGSHRGLSVHESQSRLWENHVGRSAAWWEHFLPTFAEHFPSAEDLTPRDAFEAANQVYDDNLIRVEADELTYHMHIVLRYEIEQDLVHGDLDVADVPGVWNEKMEEYLGIRPENDATGCLQDIHWSHGSFGYFPTYTLGSVLAAQLYAAAEDDIDDLEGKISRGEFDDLHDWLTENVHRHGAKYETNELVKQATGEEFTADYFLDYVREKYGTLYDLDL, translated from the coding sequence ATGGCGACCGAGCAACAGCCCTCCGACGCGGCTACCGACAGCGAGAGCCCCCACGCCGGGGCACCGGACGCGTACCACGACCTGCTCGACCGGTATCGACAGGTGACCTACCTCCAGGACGGCGGCATGGTCCTCTCCTGGGACCAGCAGGTGATGATGCCCGAGGGCGGCACGCCCGCCCGCTCGAAACAGCAGTCCGCGCTCTCCAGCGTCGGCCACGAGAAGCTCACCGCCGATGCCGTGGGCGACCTGCTGGACGACCTCGACGGGGCGGACCTCACCGACGAGCAGGCGGCCGTCGTCCGGGAGATCCGCCGCGAGTACGAGCGCGAGGCCTCCGTGCCGCAGGACCTCGTCGAGCGCATCTCCGAGGAGACGAGTAACGCCCTGCCGGTCTGGGAGCAGGCCCGCGAGGAGTCCGAGTGGGAGCAGTTCGCGCCGAAGGTCGAGACCCTCCTGGAGCTGAAGCGCGAGTACGCCGCGCACATCGACCCCGACGCCGACCCGTACGCGGTCCTGTTCGCCGACTACGAGCCCTACCTCGACCTCGAGGTCGCGGACCGGGTGCTCACCCGGCTCCGCGAGGAACTGGTCCCCATCATCGACGCCATCGCCGAGTCGGACGTGACGCTCGCCGCGGACGCCTTCGACGACGAGTACGACCCCGACATCCAGGAGGAGGTCGCGCGCGACGCGCTCGACGAACTCGGCTACCCCTGGGAGCACGGCCGCCTCGACCGCTCGACGCACCCGTTCTCGACGGGCAACCAGTTCGACGCCCGCGTCACGACGCGGTTCGACCCCGAGAACCCCGTCGACGCGCTCTCCTCGACGGTCCACGAGTTCGGCCACGCCACCTACACGCTCGGCCTGCGCGACGACGAGTACGGCACGCCCCTCGGCTCCCACCGGGGCCTCTCGGTCCACGAGTCGCAGTCCCGGCTCTGGGAGAACCACGTCGGGCGCTCGGCGGCGTGGTGGGAGCACTTCCTCCCGACCTTCGCCGAGCACTTCCCCTCGGCCGAGGACCTCACGCCGCGTGACGCCTTCGAGGCCGCCAATCAGGTGTACGACGACAACCTCATCCGGGTCGAGGCGGACGAGCTGACCTACCACATGCACATCGTCCTGCGCTACGAGATCGAGCAGGACCTCGTCCACGGCGACCTCGACGTGGCCGACGTGCCCGGCGTGTGGAACGAGAAGATGGAGGAGTATCTCGGCATCCGGCCGGAAAACGATGCGACAGGCTGCCTGCAGGACATCCACTGGTCGCACGGCTCCTTCGGCTACTTCCCGACCTACACGCTGGGCTCGGTACTGGCCGCCCAGCTCTACGCCGCCGCGGAGGACGACATCGACGACCTCGAGGGGAAGATCTCGCGGGGTGAGTTCGACGACCTCCACGACTGGCTCACCGAGAACGTCCACCGCCACGGCGCGAAGTACGAGACGAACGAACTGGTGAAGCAGGCGACCGGCGAGGAGTTCACCGCCGACTACTTCCTCGACTACGTCCGCGAGAAGTACGGGACGCTGTACGACCTAGACCTGTAG
- a CDS encoding M20 family metallopeptidase has translation MTGSAADPPDALPDAPADVRALTRDLVATPSHEDETAAGDHLESWLREETDAAVARDDHGNVLAARSPDGDAMAPPADTETPTLALVGHHDVVPPDDSQVVDDGGDTGTEYVVAERDGRLYGRGSADMKGSLAALVVAFRDATLPDGGPRLVFASFVGEEVGGEGCRAAIEDGFAPEWAVVGEGSTGYSADGVTDVAVAHKGRRASTLVAHGRAAHASEPERGDNAVYHATDAVDIVRDLDAPTATVLGHDLASSVAVTGIEGGDAWNVIPERCEVTVDERTVPGDRADIGRAAGDEHVDWTVDQDLPPMACRDGAFADAALAAARAAHGHPDDPLGRDADGVVAPEPAPEHVVKPHATDAGWLADRAGTDPVVCGAAEPGEAHTADESVSLAVLDRCYRVYRLLAETFGGGTSGGD, from the coding sequence ATGACCGGATCGGCCGCCGACCCACCCGACGCCCTGCCGGATGCCCCGGCGGACGTTCGCGCCCTGACCCGGGACCTGGTCGCCACCCCCAGCCACGAGGACGAGACGGCCGCCGGCGACCACCTCGAATCGTGGCTCCGCGAAGAGACCGACGCCGCCGTGGCCCGCGACGACCACGGGAACGTCCTCGCAGCCCGGTCCCCCGACGGCGATGCGATGGCGCCGCCCGCCGACACGGAGACGCCGACGCTCGCGCTCGTCGGGCACCACGACGTGGTCCCGCCGGACGACTCGCAGGTGGTCGACGACGGGGGCGACACCGGGACCGAGTACGTCGTGGCGGAGCGCGACGGTCGCCTGTACGGCCGCGGGAGTGCCGACATGAAGGGGTCGCTCGCCGCGCTCGTGGTCGCGTTCCGGGACGCGACGCTCCCCGACGGCGGCCCGCGGCTCGTCTTCGCTTCCTTCGTCGGCGAGGAGGTCGGGGGCGAGGGCTGTCGGGCGGCCATCGAGGACGGCTTCGCCCCCGAATGGGCCGTCGTCGGCGAGGGGTCGACCGGCTACTCCGCCGACGGCGTGACGGACGTGGCGGTCGCGCACAAGGGCCGGCGTGCGTCCACGCTCGTCGCGCACGGACGGGCCGCCCACGCGAGCGAACCCGAGCGCGGGGACAACGCCGTCTACCACGCGACCGACGCCGTCGACATCGTGCGCGACCTCGACGCGCCCACGGCGACCGTGCTGGGCCACGACCTCGCGAGCAGCGTCGCCGTCACCGGCATCGAGGGCGGCGACGCCTGGAACGTCATCCCCGAGCGCTGCGAGGTGACCGTCGACGAGCGGACGGTCCCGGGCGACCGCGCCGACATCGGGCGAGCGGCGGGCGACGAACACGTGGACTGGACCGTCGACCAGGACCTCCCGCCGATGGCCTGCCGTGACGGGGCGTTCGCCGACGCCGCGCTCGCGGCCGCCCGGGCGGCACACGGGCACCCGGACGACCCGCTCGGGCGCGACGCCGACGGAGTCGTTGCACCCGAACCGGCGCCCGAGCACGTCGTCAAACCACACGCGACCGATGCCGGGTGGCTGGCCGACCGCGCCGGCACCGACCCCGTGGTCTGTGGCGCCGCCGAACCCGGCGAGGCCCACACCGCCGACGAATCCGTCTCACTGGCCGTGCTGGACCGGTGTTACCGGGTCTACCGGCTCCTGGCCGAGACGTTCGGGGGAGGCACGAGCGGCGGGGACTGA
- a CDS encoding HVO_0416 family zinc finger protein, translated as MATADESVFDDFLADRGHETESESTTWERDYNKKRCPECSGIHDLEAADCSVCGWTPT; from the coding sequence ATGGCGACCGCCGACGAGAGCGTTTTCGACGACTTCCTGGCGGACCGTGGGCACGAAACCGAGAGCGAGAGCACCACCTGGGAGCGCGACTACAACAAGAAGCGCTGCCCGGAGTGTTCTGGCATCCACGACCTCGAGGCCGCGGACTGCTCGGTGTGCGGCTGGACACCGACCTGA
- a CDS encoding UvrD-helicase domain-containing protein: MSQPHVTRLFGGPGSGKTTALLDKVDEMLDEGVDIRDILVVSYTRAAAQEVRERLAERLDRSPKSLKGNVCTMHAKAYELLNLSRGDVVGEEHKEEFCDDYGLEFEDENDSGRRRSARSTTIGNKIIATSQWLQRTRRDVADWYDVPFQWDEEEVRLPPDIDEKAQTGNKYTPTWSSDDDRIDVPEAIRAWRTFKGEQGVVGFADMLERVQQRSKVPNVDHLVIDEFQDITTLQYSVYEEWRPHMDSVLIAGDDDQVVYAWQGADPNLLLDEQVDDDNVLPNSYRLPSRILNVVNRQIRHIEKRQEKDLKPRKQGGSFEAVRNPSIVELSRNVRNTVEEDEDGTAMILFRARYQMFQFVDEFIKQGMPFVSLTDTRLWTDRLQGYVSAVEKLDEDEHITGLEARRLAEMLADSAFGTGGRDDMFDAIDDLQEQNGVDDLAEMQVAPEFVQEHAPFAPGPASAGDMLTRVSNFQERSVEAYFKGGYRGMDPNRIRVGTIHSAKGREADHVFVGTDLTEKVVEQMSASVDEEDLPPGVEFDKRADPVPVLTDNERRVFYVGMSRARERLVIMENLINGAPTLPLDVLIENQPSDLSLGELVERAQEPLAEPAEAE; this comes from the coding sequence ATGAGTCAGCCCCACGTAACGCGCCTCTTCGGTGGTCCCGGGAGCGGGAAGACCACCGCCCTGCTCGACAAGGTGGACGAGATGCTGGACGAGGGGGTCGACATCCGTGACATCCTCGTCGTCTCCTACACCCGGGCCGCCGCCCAGGAGGTCCGCGAACGCCTTGCCGAGCGGCTGGACCGCTCGCCCAAATCGTTGAAGGGGAACGTCTGCACGATGCACGCGAAGGCGTACGAGCTGCTGAACCTCTCGCGTGGCGATGTCGTCGGCGAGGAGCACAAGGAGGAGTTCTGCGACGACTACGGCCTCGAGTTCGAGGACGAGAACGACAGTGGCCGCCGCCGCTCGGCCCGCTCGACGACCATCGGCAACAAGATCATCGCCACCTCGCAGTGGCTCCAGCGGACCCGCCGCGACGTGGCCGACTGGTACGACGTCCCCTTCCAGTGGGACGAGGAGGAGGTCCGCCTCCCGCCGGATATCGACGAGAAGGCCCAGACCGGCAACAAGTACACGCCGACGTGGTCGAGCGACGACGACCGCATCGACGTGCCCGAGGCCATCCGGGCGTGGCGCACGTTCAAGGGCGAACAGGGCGTCGTCGGCTTCGCCGACATGCTCGAGCGGGTCCAGCAGCGCTCGAAGGTCCCGAACGTCGACCACCTCGTCATCGACGAGTTCCAGGACATCACGACGCTGCAGTACTCGGTGTACGAGGAGTGGCGGCCCCACATGGACTCGGTCCTCATCGCCGGCGACGACGACCAGGTCGTCTACGCCTGGCAGGGCGCCGACCCGAACCTCCTGCTCGACGAGCAGGTCGACGACGACAACGTCCTCCCGAACTCCTACCGGCTCCCCTCGCGCATCCTCAACGTCGTCAACCGGCAGATCCGACACATCGAGAAGCGCCAGGAGAAGGACCTCAAGCCGCGGAAACAGGGTGGCTCCTTCGAGGCCGTCCGGAACCCCTCCATCGTCGAGCTCTCGCGGAACGTCCGCAACACCGTCGAGGAGGACGAGGACGGCACCGCGATGATCCTGTTCCGCGCGCGCTACCAGATGTTCCAGTTCGTCGACGAGTTCATCAAGCAGGGGATGCCGTTCGTCTCACTGACGGACACGCGGCTGTGGACGGACCGCCTGCAGGGCTACGTCTCCGCCGTCGAGAAACTCGACGAGGACGAGCACATCACCGGACTGGAGGCGCGCCGGCTGGCGGAGATGCTCGCGGACTCGGCCTTCGGCACCGGCGGCCGCGACGACATGTTCGACGCCATCGACGACCTGCAGGAGCAGAACGGGGTCGACGACCTCGCCGAGATGCAGGTCGCCCCCGAGTTCGTCCAGGAGCACGCCCCCTTCGCGCCCGGCCCGGCCAGCGCCGGCGACATGCTCACGCGGGTCTCGAACTTCCAGGAGCGCTCCGTCGAGGCCTACTTCAAGGGCGGCTACCGCGGGATGGACCCGAACCGCATCCGGGTGGGCACCATCCACTCCGCGAAGGGTCGCGAGGCCGACCACGTCTTCGTCGGCACCGATCTCACGGAGAAGGTGGTCGAGCAGATGTCGGCCTCCGTCGACGAGGAGGACCTCCCGCCGGGCGTCGAGTTCGACAAGCGCGCCGACCCCGTGCCCGTCCTGACGGACAACGAGCGCCGTGTCTTCTACGTCGGCATGTCGCGTGCCCGCGAGCGCCTGGTCATCATGGAGAACCTCATCAACGGGGCCCCGACGCTCCCGCTGGACGTGCTCATCGAGAACCAGCCCTCGGACCTGTCGCTGGGCGAGCTGGTCGAGCGGGCCCAGGAGCCGCTCGCCGAGCCGGCCGAAGCGGAGTAG
- a CDS encoding alpha/beta fold hydrolase, with protein sequence MSAEAVDSSGRTRSPGTVTGFVETNGVETYYERRGDGPPVVFVHGAVMDTRMWAPQVDALADAYTVVSYDVRGHGRTGGSGVDEYAAELFAADLHALLGALDIERPVICGLSMGGMIAQAYAAEHPENVAGLVLADTFTAAPVGPSGRAIFAGDRLIARLSPYVSYKRLNRLKMRLGNLLAPGVSGDIGTVQGLIDDGPTMAPAELRKVVRSLGAFADDDFDVSTVTAPTQVLYGEHEPGLLGEMAVYIQEHLPNAVAGPVIVPDAGHASNLDNPAFFTETVRAFLSEHAAWNAT encoded by the coding sequence ATGAGCGCAGAAGCCGTCGATTCGAGCGGACGGACCCGGTCGCCGGGGACAGTCACGGGCTTCGTCGAGACGAACGGGGTCGAGACGTACTACGAACGCCGCGGCGACGGACCGCCGGTCGTGTTCGTCCACGGCGCCGTCATGGACACGCGGATGTGGGCGCCACAGGTGGACGCACTCGCCGACGCCTACACCGTCGTCTCGTACGATGTGCGGGGCCACGGCCGGACCGGGGGCTCCGGCGTCGACGAGTACGCGGCCGAGCTGTTCGCCGCGGACCTCCACGCGCTCCTGGGGGCGCTCGATATCGAGCGGCCGGTCATCTGCGGGCTCTCGATGGGCGGGATGATCGCCCAGGCGTACGCCGCCGAGCACCCCGAGAACGTGGCCGGGCTCGTCCTCGCGGACACGTTCACGGCGGCGCCCGTCGGCCCGTCCGGGCGGGCCATCTTCGCCGGCGACCGCCTCATCGCCCGGCTCAGCCCGTACGTCAGCTACAAGCGGCTGAACCGACTCAAGATGCGCCTCGGGAACCTGCTCGCGCCGGGTGTCTCCGGCGATATCGGGACGGTCCAGGGGCTCATCGACGACGGGCCGACGATGGCGCCCGCGGAGCTGCGGAAGGTCGTCCGCTCGCTCGGTGCGTTCGCCGACGACGACTTCGATGTCTCGACGGTGACGGCACCGACACAGGTGCTGTACGGCGAGCACGAGCCGGGCCTCCTGGGTGAGATGGCCGTGTACATACAGGAGCATCTCCCGAACGCCGTCGCCGGACCGGTGATCGTCCCGGACGCGGGGCACGCCTCGAACCTCGACAACCCCGCGTTCTTCACGGAGACGGTGCGGGCGTTCCTGAGCGAGCACGCGGCCTGGAACGCCACGTGA
- a CDS encoding ABC transporter ATP-binding protein, with protein sequence MSLAIRTDDLVKDYGDVRALDGLSLEVEQGEFFGLLGPNGAGKTTFINTLVGLARATSGTAEVFGHDVEADYREARNRIGLAPQEFNVDRFFPIREVLEHKAGYHGVPPAEASERADEALRTVGIYDKRDTRFDWLSGGMKRRFLLARALVTDPDLLILDEPTAGVDVELRRDLWELIERLNAGGTTILLTTHYIEEAERLCDRVAIMDEGRRVEVATPDELRARGTDTVRLTLGERPAAVPEEVLAIGGVQDAHVDGDVLSVTAAGGGRVAPDLMRTLESAGHRVVDLDIRRASLEEVFVAMTRVADEADDETTENGHDAGREVAATTGGSDD encoded by the coding sequence ATGTCACTGGCCATCCGGACCGACGACCTCGTGAAGGACTACGGCGACGTCCGGGCGCTGGACGGCCTCTCGCTGGAGGTGGAGCAGGGGGAGTTCTTCGGGCTGCTCGGGCCCAACGGCGCCGGCAAGACGACGTTCATCAACACGCTCGTCGGCCTCGCGCGGGCGACGAGCGGGACCGCCGAGGTGTTCGGCCACGACGTGGAGGCCGACTACCGCGAGGCCCGCAACCGCATCGGCCTCGCTCCGCAGGAGTTCAACGTGGACCGCTTCTTTCCCATCCGCGAGGTGCTCGAGCACAAGGCCGGCTACCACGGTGTCCCGCCGGCCGAGGCGAGCGAGCGCGCCGACGAGGCGCTCCGCACCGTCGGCATCTACGACAAGCGCGACACGCGGTTCGACTGGCTCTCGGGCGGGATGAAACGGCGGTTCCTGCTCGCCCGGGCGCTCGTGACGGATCCGGACCTGCTCATCCTCGACGAACCCACGGCCGGCGTCGACGTCGAACTGCGCCGTGACCTCTGGGAGCTCATCGAGCGGCTCAACGCCGGCGGCACGACCATCCTCCTCACGACCCACTACATCGAGGAGGCCGAACGCCTCTGCGACCGCGTGGCAATCATGGACGAGGGGCGGCGCGTCGAGGTGGCCACGCCCGACGAGTTACGGGCCCGTGGGACCGACACGGTCCGCCTGACGCTCGGCGAGCGGCCCGCGGCGGTCCCGGAGGAGGTATTGGCCATCGGCGGCGTGCAGGACGCCCACGTCGACGGGGACGTGCTGTCCGTGACGGCCGCCGGCGGCGGGCGCGTCGCGCCCGACCTGATGCGGACGCTCGAATCCGCGGGCCACCGGGTCGTCGACCTCGACATCCGGCGGGCCTCGCTGGAGGAGGTGTTCGTCGCCATGACGCGGGTGGCCGACGAGGCGGACGACGAGACCACCGAGAACGGCCACGACGCCGGGCGCGAGGTCGCCGCCACGACCGGAGGGAGCGATGACTGA